In one window of Eubalaena glacialis isolate mEubGla1 chromosome 13, mEubGla1.1.hap2.+ XY, whole genome shotgun sequence DNA:
- the ZFAND2A gene encoding AN1-type zinc finger protein 2A: MEFPDLGKHCSEKTCKQLDFLPLECDACKQDFCKDHFTYAAHKCPFAFKKDVQVPVCPLCNSPVPVKKGEIPDAVVGAHMDGGCKRHPGRKKEEIFTYRCSKEGCGRKETLRVARAEGRGVFCIQHRHPRDHGCARGGPPASTAGCSAARASDAGPSGASREGPGGWLTRRFRWRVK, translated from the exons ATGGAGTTCCCTGATTTGGGGAAGCATTGTTCAGAAAAAACTTGCAAGCAGCTAG attttcttccgTTAGAATGTGATGCATGTAAACAAGATTTCTGTAAAGATCATTTTACCTATGCTGCACATAAATGTCCCTTTGCATTCAAGAAG gaTGTTCAGGTCCCAGTGTGCCCACTTTGTAACAGCCCTGTCCCAGTAAAAAAGGGCGAGATCCCAGATGCGGTGGTCGGCGCGCACATGGATGGAGGCTGTAAACGTCACcctgggaggaagaaagaggag ATTTTCACGTACCGCTGCTCAAAAGAGGGCTGCGGGCGGAAGGAGACGCTGCGCGTGGCTCGCGCCGAGGGTCGCGGCGTCTTCTGCATTCAGCACAGACACCCTCGGGACCACGGCTGCGCCCGCGGAGGCCCCCCTGCCAGCACGGCCGG GTGCTCGGCGGCAAGGGCCTCGGATGCCGGGCCGTCGGGGGCTTCACGCGAGGGGCCGGGCGGCTGGCTGACTCGGCGCTTCAG gtGGAGAGTAAAGTGA